The segment CTCAAAGTTCAGTTTTTTGTTCATCTTGCTACTAGCTCTTTTGATGTAATTTATCatttctgaagtctgaaccatTAGGATCAATGAaaatgaagttttttttaaagtactTAATGGTATCTTTGCTTCACATTTCAGCAGGGTGCAAGTGCAAGAATTGGTGATCTGAATCCTGAATCAAAGTTGAGGGAATCACTaggatcaatcaatcaattccAAGAGGCTTAGCTGAAGCAGATGATGAGGATGGACAAGCTTGTGAGGCAATGTGACATGGAGGTGATGAAGATGGCCATGCTCAAGCATGAGGAGACCTTCAGGCAGCAGGTAAATCTCACTGAAATTAGTCCTATCAACTACTTACTACTAGTAGTTAATTACTGGCCATTGCAAATTTCTTGAATCCTACATATGAACTACTTCTGATTAAGTTTCAATTAATTATTAATCAGGTTCATGAGCTGCATCGCCTGTACCGAATTCAGAGGCAGCTGATGAGCGACCTGACCATGGCCGAGCtgagctccggccaccgccgccggcagcctcgCCGGAGCAGCAAGCAACCTCGCCGCGCGCTGAACCTGCAGCTCCCCGCCGACGAGTACATCGTcagcgccgacgccgccgacgacaacgacgacacGGCCGAGCTGGACCTCActctcgccgtcggcggcggccgcagctcCCGCAAGTGCaacgccgccattgccgccgccgccgccgccgcaggtggCTCCTCCCCCTTCGCCTCCGACTGCTCCGGCAGCGGcctctcgtcgtcgccgtcgtcggccgagtactc is part of the Oryza glaberrima chromosome 12, OglaRS2, whole genome shotgun sequence genome and harbors:
- the LOC127756855 gene encoding uncharacterized protein LOC127756855, which produces MMRMDKLVRQCDMEVMKMAMLKHEETFRQQVHELHRLYRIQRQLMSDLTMAELSSGHRRRQPRRSSKQPRRALNLQLPADEYIVSADAADDNDDTAELDLTLAVGGGRSSRKCNAAIAAAAAAAGGSSPFASDCSGSGLSSSPSSAEYSDGAAMFLHAPPPMPPPCQRAMAFDLAMGDAMKQQQSPWLVQCQYLSLRMT